A window from Peptococcaceae bacterium 1198_IL3148 encodes these proteins:
- a CDS encoding YlxR family protein: MHKVKKKPLRMCVGCQEMKPKKELVRIVRTPDEAIEIDYTGKKSGRGAYICPQLECLVKAEKGKRLEKSFKQKIGSDVYQDLKQELSKGE, from the coding sequence GTGCACAAAGTAAAAAAGAAACCATTGCGTATGTGTGTTGGTTGTCAGGAAATGAAACCTAAAAAAGAATTGGTCCGGATCGTGCGTACCCCTGATGAGGCTATAGAGATTGATTATACTGGTAAAAAATCAGGGCGGGGCGCATACATCTGCCCACAACTGGAATGTTTAGTCAAGGCGGAAAAGGGAAAAAGGTTGGAAAAATCTTTCAAACAAAAGATTGGTAGTGATGTTTACCAGGACCTAAAGCAGGAGTTGAGCAAAGGTGAATAA